From Camelina sativa cultivar DH55 chromosome 7, Cs, whole genome shotgun sequence, one genomic window encodes:
- the LOC104700676 gene encoding dof zinc finger protein DOF2.1-like encodes MDPQQEISNETLETILVSSSKGNNNNNKKMEEEMKKKGSRGELGGEAQNCPRCESPNTKFCYYNNYSLSQPRYFCKSCRRYWTKGGTLRNVPVGGGCRRNKRSSSFSKNNNNKSINFHNDPLHNNPLITGMPQSSFGYDSIDLNLAFATLQKHHSSSQATTPSFGFGGDLSIYGNSANDAGIFGGQNDNFNNSLCYGCMSGNGNNHQCDIKMASTLGISLEGNERKQENVGNNNNISESPSKVLWGFPWQMTGDSAGVVPEIDPGRESWNGLASSWNNNGLLNAPLV; translated from the exons ATGGATCCTCAACAG GAAATCTCAAACGAGACTTTGGAAACCATATTGGTAAGCtcatcaaaaggaaacaacaataacaataagaaaatggaagaagagatgaagaagaaaggatcAAGAGGAGAATTAGGAGGTGAAGCTCAAAACTGTCCAAGATGTGAATCTCCAAACACAAAGTTTTGTTACTACAACAACTATAGTCTCTCTCAACCTCGTTACTTCTGCAAATCTTGTCGGAGATATTGGACTAAAGGCGGTACCCTCCGTAACGTCCCCGTCGGTGGTGGTTGCCGTCGAAACAAACGATCCTCATCTTTCtccaagaacaacaacaataagtCTATTAATTTCCATAATGATCCTCTTCATAATAACCCTTTGATCACGGGAATGCCACAATCTTCTTTTGGTTACGACTCCATTGATCTCAACCTAGCTTTCGCTACTCTTCAAAAGCATCATTCATCATCTCAGGCTACTAccccttcttttggttttggaggcgatctttctatttatggaaactcaGCCAATGATGCAGGGATCTTTGGAGGACAAAATGATAATTTCAACAATAGTTTGTGTTATGGGTGTATGTCCGGAAATGGTAACAATCATCAATGTGATATCAAGATGGCTTCTACATTGGGGATTTCTTTGGAAGGAAACGAGAGAAAGCAAGAGAACGTGGGAAATAACAACAATATCTCAGAGAGTCCTAGCAAGGTCTTATGGGGATTTCCATGGCAGATGACCGGTGACTCTGCCGGAGTTGTACCGGAGATTGATCCCGGAAGGGAAAGCTGGAATGGGTTGGCTTCATCTTGGAATAATAATGGTTTACTCAACGCTCCTTTGGTCTAG